From Roseburia hominis, the proteins below share one genomic window:
- a CDS encoding site-specific integrase: MYEDIFNSIRQAAEKRNLRERTIQLYCSDVSYFLRCTNKPVTDLTLEDADAFLTMKRLEGRSPETHNHYRSAIKFFYKRVLKIRWDDDEIPAMKRERNLPTVLTHQEINAIIDATTNLKHKAIIATMYSSGLRVSEVIHLHYDDISRTNLTIHVRETKGRIDRYTILSRRNLDLLTEYWYQCGRPKGILFPSSWTGGYLEPNSINQFFKESARRAGITRRVSSHACRHSFASHLFESGTDIKYIQSLLGHVDPRSTDIYLHVSNKTLLGIRSPFDAPEGGES, from the coding sequence ATGTACGAAGATATTTTTAATTCCATCCGCCAAGCTGCGGAAAAACGCAACCTTAGAGAACGGACCATTCAACTGTATTGCAGTGATGTCAGCTATTTCCTGCGCTGCACCAATAAGCCTGTTACTGACCTCACACTCGAGGATGCAGATGCCTTTCTTACCATGAAACGTCTGGAAGGCAGATCGCCGGAAACACATAATCATTATCGTTCAGCAATCAAGTTCTTCTACAAAAGAGTATTGAAGATACGCTGGGACGATGATGAAATTCCTGCAATGAAGCGGGAACGTAATCTTCCAACAGTCCTTACCCATCAGGAGATAAATGCCATCATTGATGCAACAACGAACCTGAAGCATAAAGCCATCATTGCGACCATGTATTCCTCTGGATTGCGCGTATCCGAGGTGATCCATCTCCACTATGATGATATTTCCCGTACCAACTTGACCATTCATGTCCGTGAGACAAAGGGAAGGATCGACCGGTATACGATCCTTTCCCGGAGAAATCTGGATCTTCTCACAGAGTACTGGTATCAGTGCGGCCGTCCGAAAGGCATTCTTTTCCCAAGCTCATGGACCGGTGGATACCTTGAGCCGAACAGTATCAACCAGTTCTTTAAAGAAAGTGCCAGACGCGCCGGTATTACCCGCCGTGTTTCTTCCCATGCGTGCCGCCATAGTTTTGCAAGCCACCTGTTTGAAAGTGGAACGGATATCAAATATATCCAGTCCCTTCTTGGTCATGTTGATCCCCGCTCTACGGATATATACCTTCATGTAAGCAACAAAACTCTTCTTGGTATCCGCAGCCCTTTTGATGCTCCGGAAGGCGGTGAATCATGA
- a CDS encoding helix-turn-helix transcriptional regulator — protein sequence MSFAENLQKIRKEKHLSQEELAEMLDVSRQAVSKWEQGTGYPEVDKLLILSRELNLSLDSLMATEIAQGKADEPDKATGIITISSPHEHVVAKCYKVMSSQKFKGGKKSPQYALYAASSDGISLWGASNTFLAWYANAEQLEKEIAKIEDAIFRGIPTYELKYSVKVEKKFFGLKMLDD from the coding sequence ATGAGCTTTGCAGAAAATTTACAGAAAATCAGGAAAGAAAAACATCTTTCTCAGGAAGAATTGGCAGAAATGCTAGATGTTAGCAGGCAGGCTGTTTCAAAATGGGAACAAGGAACAGGTTATCCGGAAGTAGATAAATTATTAATTCTATCACGTGAACTGAACTTATCATTGGACAGTCTTATGGCAACCGAAATCGCGCAAGGAAAAGCTGATGAACCTGACAAGGCAACAGGAATTATTACAATTTCATCGCCGCATGAACACGTTGTTGCGAAGTGTTACAAGGTGATGTCTTCGCAAAAGTTCAAGGGAGGAAAGAAATCCCCACAGTATGCTTTATATGCTGCCAGTAGTGATGGAATATCACTTTGGGGAGCATCAAATACATTTTTGGCGTGGTACGCTAATGCGGAACAATTGGAAAAGGAAATTGCCAAAATAGAGGATGCTATCTTCCGCGGAATACCAACTTATGAACTGAAATATAGCGTAAAAGTTGAAAAGAAATTCTTTGGCTTAAAAATGTTAGATGATTAG